Proteins from one Listeria innocua genomic window:
- a CDS encoding DUF1648 domain-containing protein translates to MEIIIYIFVSIAIISLQAITPFVIRKSECFGVNVGERANRNAELTQLKKQYVGQVILWTVLVAIIGIALIQGFHWSENIQAGIFIISMFGQLIVSFIIYYRFHHTTLQWKREKIESGEISTNSIIMVDTSFHRRKMVISYTWFVVPLLIFIITLAITVVFYPIAPEAFPVHFDMNGVVTDTVQKSVRAALLLPMLQLGMIALFIFINFVIARSKQTVENENPADSLKRNMLFRQISSKAMLIMCVILVIDFLVMQVVILLSLSPEIMMITMSISIILILLGTVLLAVKVGQGGSRLKFANEPDNVNKPIRDDDAFWKAGVIYFNRNDPALFVEKRFGIGWTINTARPVAWLTFVFIIAAIVFISILF, encoded by the coding sequence ATGGAAATCATCATTTATATTTTTGTCAGTATTGCTATTATTTCACTGCAAGCAATTACGCCATTTGTGATACGTAAATCCGAATGTTTCGGGGTAAATGTGGGCGAACGCGCTAATCGAAATGCAGAACTAACCCAACTTAAAAAACAATATGTTGGTCAAGTGATTTTATGGACTGTATTGGTTGCTATCATTGGAATTGCATTAATTCAAGGTTTTCATTGGAGTGAAAACATTCAAGCGGGAATCTTTATCATATCCATGTTCGGTCAATTAATTGTTTCTTTCATTATTTACTATCGTTTTCATCACACAACATTACAGTGGAAAAGAGAAAAAATCGAGTCTGGTGAAATTTCAACCAATTCGATTATCATGGTAGATACTAGTTTTCATCGCAGGAAAATGGTTATTTCGTATACTTGGTTTGTAGTGCCATTACTTATTTTTATTATCACACTTGCCATTACAGTAGTGTTCTATCCAATTGCACCAGAGGCTTTTCCAGTCCATTTTGATATGAATGGAGTCGTGACTGACACCGTTCAAAAATCGGTGAGAGCTGCTTTACTTTTACCAATGCTACAATTAGGGATGATTGCTTTATTTATATTTATTAATTTCGTTATTGCGAGAAGCAAACAAACGGTGGAAAATGAAAACCCGGCAGATTCATTAAAACGGAATATGCTGTTTAGACAAATTTCTAGTAAAGCAATGTTGATTATGTGCGTTATTCTGGTTATTGATTTTCTCGTAATGCAAGTAGTTATTTTACTTTCACTCTCGCCTGAAATTATGATGATTACCATGAGTATTTCTATCATCTTAATATTACTTGGAACAGTACTCCTTGCTGTAAAAGTAGGACAAGGTGGAAGTAGGCTAAAATTTGCTAACGAACCAGATAATGTGAATAAACCAATTCGTGATGATGATGCGTTTTGGAAAGCTGGAGTAATCTATTTTAACAGGAATGATCCTGCTTTATTTGTTGAAAAACGTTTTGGCATTGGCTGGACGATCAACACTGCCCGCCCTGTTGCATGGCTCACTTTTGTTTTTATTATTGCAGCGATAGTTTTCATTAGTATCTTGTTTTAA
- a CDS encoding GyrI-like domain-containing protein, translated as MAIRQGRLEEWEGFTGIALVHEGLKTEAFHTGIKTAFKEMLKLAQDLDDFSELKEVYGISVHNIEDGITYYAVIPVEQKYAHLKEPLEWIEVPAHTYFVAEHIAETDILESYEEIARAIQQKEYKPYITANNPVFDPLPFKLEIYAKNGEESADIEIRIPVVKELHT; from the coding sequence ATGGCGATTAGACAAGGACGATTAGAAGAATGGGAAGGTTTCACGGGGATTGCGCTTGTTCACGAAGGATTAAAAACAGAAGCATTTCATACCGGAATTAAAACAGCTTTTAAAGAAATGCTCAAACTTGCGCAAGATTTAGATGATTTTTCAGAACTAAAAGAGGTCTATGGTATTTCCGTCCATAATATAGAAGATGGTATAACGTATTACGCTGTCATCCCAGTTGAGCAAAAGTACGCTCACTTAAAAGAACCACTAGAATGGATTGAAGTTCCAGCACATACTTATTTTGTAGCGGAACATATAGCAGAGACCGATATACTAGAAAGTTACGAGGAAATAGCTCGAGCAATACAACAAAAAGAGTACAAGCCGTATATTACTGCAAACAATCCAGTTTTTGATCCATTACCATTTAAATTAGAAATTTATGCGAAAAACGGTGAAGAAAGTGCGGATATTGAAATTAGGATACCCGTTGTAAAAGAACTCCATACGTAA